The uncultured Desulfobulbus sp. genome window below encodes:
- a CDS encoding alpha-hydroxy-acid oxidizing protein, whose amino-acid sequence MDMKTVRTQAREQLKGFCRVCPVCDGRACAGEVPGMGGVGTGSAFKANMEALAAVKLNMRTVHGVKEPNMRLTLWGKTLEMPILAAPITGSTYNMGGQMSEEDFITAMVEGALEAGSLSMTGDGADPTMFGSGIKAGSANKGGSIAIIKPREQDVIKSHLQTAKEAGVLAAGMDIDGAGLVTMAMKGQPVGPKTKAELKEVIAATKLPFILKGIMTPDEAEVAVEAGAAAIVVSNHGGRVLDFTPGAATVLPEIAKRVKGKALIFVDGGVRSGADVLKLLALGANAVLVGRPLIIAAFGGGREGVAMYLKQMQNELLQAMLLTGCADVNNVSSEIVYTD is encoded by the coding sequence ATGGATATGAAAACTGTGCGTACCCAGGCACGGGAACAACTCAAAGGATTTTGCCGGGTCTGTCCGGTCTGCGATGGCCGTGCCTGCGCTGGCGAAGTACCCGGCATGGGAGGTGTGGGTACAGGCTCCGCCTTTAAGGCTAATATGGAAGCTCTTGCTGCCGTCAAGCTCAACATGCGAACCGTGCATGGCGTCAAAGAGCCTAATATGCGTCTGACACTCTGGGGCAAAACCTTGGAGATGCCCATTCTCGCAGCTCCCATCACGGGGTCCACCTACAACATGGGGGGACAGATGAGCGAGGAAGACTTCATCACCGCCATGGTCGAGGGCGCATTAGAAGCAGGCTCGCTCTCCATGACCGGCGACGGAGCGGATCCGACCATGTTTGGCAGCGGCATCAAAGCGGGTTCTGCCAACAAGGGAGGCTCCATCGCCATCATCAAACCTCGGGAACAGGACGTCATCAAGAGCCACCTGCAGACAGCCAAAGAGGCGGGCGTTTTAGCTGCGGGGATGGATATCGATGGTGCTGGCCTGGTGACCATGGCCATGAAAGGACAGCCGGTTGGCCCCAAGACCAAGGCTGAGCTGAAAGAAGTCATCGCCGCCACTAAATTGCCTTTTATCCTTAAAGGGATCATGACTCCTGACGAGGCTGAGGTCGCGGTCGAAGCCGGTGCCGCTGCCATTGTCGTCTCCAATCACGGCGGCCGAGTCCTTGATTTCACCCCGGGTGCAGCCACCGTGCTGCCCGAAATCGCCAAGCGCGTCAAAGGAAAGGCCCTCATCTTTGTCGATGGCGGCGTTCGCAGCGGTGCTGATGTGTTGAAACTGCTGGCCCTTGGTGCCAATGCAGTCCTGGTTGGACGCCCCTTGATCATCGCCGCCTTTGGAGGCGGTCGTGAGGGGGTGGCCATGTATCTGAAACAGATGCAGAACGAACTGCTGCAGGCCATGCTGCTTACAGGCTGCGCAGACGTGAACAACGTTTCCTCGGAGATTGTGTATACTGACTGA
- a CDS encoding NAD(P)/FAD-dependent oxidoreductase gives MKNLHAPREESAPILQKTPRVLVIGGGAAGLMAAGQAALAGAEVIVLEKMRKPGRKICITGKGRCNLTNVAPLAEFIGHFGKTGSFLRQSFHQFFSPELLDFFDALGLKTVTERGGRVFPQSGKAPEVLAVFEQWLKGLPVEIHTDTPVEALILADRHICGVRTKNKEILADRVILATGGASYPLTGSTGDGYRLAEQAGHRLVPIRPALVPIVTAGKSTAEMEGLQLRNIQVRLFIDGKKKAEAFGELSFTDFGLSGPVILTLSGTIVDALRDKAEVYLLLDLKPALDEKKLDARLQRDLQDRQAESMQSVLRGLMPKEMVPVALQAAEIEPEQQAGTLRSQSRKKLRHWLKNFRLEVTAHRPLKEAIVTAGGVDTREVDPRTMESRRIKGLYLAGEVLDIQADTGGYNLQAAFSTGWLAGRSAATAEEF, from the coding sequence ATGAAAAACCTGCATGCCCCCAGAGAAGAATCAGCCCCCATTCTCCAAAAAACTCCCCGCGTCCTTGTTATCGGCGGAGGTGCAGCCGGACTCATGGCTGCTGGCCAGGCCGCCCTTGCCGGCGCCGAAGTGATCGTCCTTGAAAAGATGCGTAAACCCGGACGCAAAATCTGCATCACCGGCAAGGGGCGCTGCAATCTGACCAACGTTGCCCCTCTGGCTGAATTCATCGGCCACTTTGGCAAAACGGGTTCCTTTCTTCGCCAGAGTTTCCATCAGTTTTTCTCCCCGGAACTACTGGACTTTTTTGATGCTCTGGGCCTGAAAACAGTGACCGAACGGGGAGGCAGAGTCTTCCCTCAGTCAGGAAAAGCGCCCGAAGTACTGGCTGTATTTGAGCAGTGGCTCAAAGGTTTGCCTGTCGAGATACACACAGACACCCCGGTGGAGGCGCTGATTCTTGCGGACAGGCATATCTGCGGCGTCCGGACGAAAAACAAAGAAATCCTGGCTGATCGAGTCATCCTGGCCACCGGTGGGGCCTCCTACCCACTCACCGGCTCCACCGGCGATGGCTATCGACTGGCCGAACAGGCAGGGCATCGACTGGTGCCCATTCGGCCCGCCCTGGTCCCCATTGTGACCGCGGGCAAGAGTACAGCCGAAATGGAGGGGTTGCAGCTGCGCAACATTCAGGTGCGCCTCTTTATTGATGGCAAAAAAAAAGCTGAAGCCTTTGGCGAGTTGAGCTTCACCGATTTTGGCCTCAGTGGCCCGGTTATTCTCACCTTAAGCGGTACCATCGTTGATGCCCTGCGCGACAAAGCTGAAGTCTACCTGCTGCTTGACCTCAAGCCCGCCCTCGATGAAAAAAAACTGGATGCCCGGCTGCAGCGTGACCTGCAAGACCGCCAGGCAGAATCCATGCAGTCCGTTCTCCGAGGGCTCATGCCCAAAGAGATGGTCCCGGTTGCCCTGCAAGCAGCAGAAATTGAACCCGAGCAACAGGCAGGAACCCTGCGCAGTCAATCACGCAAAAAGCTGCGCCACTGGCTCAAAAATTTCAGGCTTGAAGTCACTGCGCACCGCCCACTCAAGGAGGCCATTGTCACCGCCGGTGGCGTCGATACCCGTGAAGTAGATCCGCGAACCATGGAATCTCGCCGAATTAAAGGTCTCTATCTGGCCGGTGAAGTACTCGATATACAGGCCGACACCGGCGGCTACAACCTCCAGGCCGCCTTTTCAACCGGCTGGCTTGCAGGGAGATCAGCAGCTACCGCAGAGGAGTTCTGA
- a CDS encoding transporter substrate-binding domain-containing protein yields the protein MSYSTPFYSLHRWSLNALVLFVILVLQTLHPQNLEAASTIRVGIRDIKPFIFIAPDQEPTGFAIDLWKAVATDLELPYRFVASEGIAYTLEDMLNHKIDLAIGAITITEQRESQFDFSLSHYHTGLGIMTPAEPSYSFTAFWSSFFTRDRLIKIGSFLGFILLTGHVIWLAERRHQQSFNPRYLPGVLEGVYWSMVTASTVGYGDYIPKSRIGKLLAVIIIAVSLPMFAVFVANISSDITLHELRSYIEGPKDLAGKKVGVVKGSTSEQFMEREHLGQLVTTANATTMYRLLEEGKLAAVVHDLPTLQYHAATAGKGKVKLVGQMFNKQDYAYLLPENSRYKERIDRSLLKLIENGTMDELETKWFGTGQEQ from the coding sequence ATGTCTTATTCAACTCCTTTTTACTCCCTTCATAGATGGTCTTTGAACGCCCTGGTGCTGTTTGTCATTCTTGTCCTGCAAACTCTTCATCCGCAAAATCTCGAAGCAGCCTCTACAATCCGCGTCGGGATCCGTGATATCAAGCCTTTTATTTTTATTGCCCCCGATCAGGAGCCTACCGGTTTTGCCATAGATCTGTGGAAAGCAGTTGCCACTGATCTTGAGTTACCGTATCGCTTCGTTGCCAGTGAGGGAATCGCCTACACGCTTGAAGACATGCTCAATCACAAGATCGATCTGGCCATCGGTGCGATCACTATCACCGAACAACGGGAAAGTCAGTTTGATTTCAGCCTTTCTCACTATCACACAGGGCTGGGAATCATGACCCCGGCAGAGCCGAGCTACTCGTTCACCGCCTTCTGGTCCTCCTTTTTTACGCGGGACCGTTTGATAAAGATTGGATCATTTTTGGGCTTCATCCTCCTCACCGGCCATGTGATCTGGCTGGCAGAACGGCGCCATCAGCAATCCTTTAACCCGCGCTATCTTCCCGGCGTTCTCGAGGGGGTTTATTGGTCCATGGTGACAGCCAGTACCGTTGGTTACGGCGATTACATCCCCAAAAGCAGAATCGGTAAACTGCTTGCCGTTATAATCATCGCCGTCTCCCTGCCCATGTTTGCAGTTTTTGTCGCCAATATCTCCTCTGATATTACCCTCCATGAACTACGCAGTTACATTGAAGGACCAAAAGACCTGGCAGGAAAAAAAGTGGGTGTGGTCAAAGGGAGCACCAGCGAACAGTTTATGGAGCGCGAACACCTGGGACAACTGGTAACAACCGCCAATGCCACGACCATGTACCGACTGCTGGAAGAGGGCAAACTCGCGGCCGTTGTCCACGATTTGCCGACCTTACAGTACCATGCTGCCACAGCGGGCAAGGGGAAGGTTAAACTGGTCGGGCAAATGTTTAACAAACAGGACTATGCCTATCTCTTGCCGGAGAACAGTCGTTACAAAGAACGTATTGACCGATCCCTTTTGAAACTCATAGAAAACGGCACCATGGACGAGCTGGAGACAAAATGGTTTGGTACCGGCCAAGAGCAGTAA
- a CDS encoding SulP family inorganic anion transporter: protein MLLTKIFPFIDWIKGYNLKSFQADALAGLTVALVLIPQSMAYAQLAGLPAYFGLYAAFLPPMVAALFGSSRQLATGPVAVVSLMSAASLQPLATAGSTDFIAYSIILALIVGIFQLSLGVLRLGLVVNFLSHPVVNGFTNAAAIIIASSQFSKFFGVYVDKAEHHYDTMIRVAQAAFDYTHWPTLLYGIGAVAIMVFLKRVNPKIPAVLCAVVVTTLLSYFTGFNNDMRVGVNAIQEQTLPTMVEEFNHEVAAIAEFGAQRAELGKELEAMLKEESHGHGPSLEAIQKKSAVEILTAKMKQAQAHSADIRQTLRLMKFEKAMDGDQAVFLPKESIPEGVTTDGGTWRIKVGNTALKADNLLLMGGGAIVGKIPEGLPTFTIPQLDGSIALKLFPTAIIISLLGFMEAIAIAKAMAAKTGQKLDPNQELIGQGLANILGSFSSSYAISGSFSRSAVNLQAGAVTGISSVITSIMVVITLLFLTPLLYHLPQAVLAAVIMMAVIGLVNTKGFVHAWKAQKHDGIISVISFLVTLAYAPHLDKGIMVGVALSMGVFLYKSMRPVVAKLSMYKDGSLQSAEHHRLRGCRHIAVVRFDGALFFANASYLDEQIIKFRSEMPDLRYVLLDASGINDIDASGEEELALLVDRLHAANYGFGVCNAKGPILDVLDRTHLFDKIGRENFYADTKSAVADIVSTIHEQPDLPSEGCKSCPLTKYLPVES from the coding sequence ATGTTACTCACAAAAATTTTTCCCTTCATTGACTGGATCAAAGGTTACAACCTGAAGAGTTTCCAGGCCGATGCACTTGCCGGTCTGACCGTAGCCCTGGTCCTTATCCCTCAATCCATGGCCTATGCCCAGTTGGCGGGCTTACCGGCCTACTTTGGCCTCTATGCCGCCTTCCTGCCGCCCATGGTCGCGGCCCTCTTTGGCTCCAGCCGTCAGCTGGCCACCGGCCCGGTTGCGGTTGTCTCGCTCATGTCGGCTGCCTCGCTACAGCCACTGGCGACGGCGGGCAGTACGGATTTCATCGCCTACTCTATTATTCTGGCCCTGATTGTTGGTATCTTCCAGCTTTCCCTGGGGGTACTTCGACTGGGTCTGGTGGTGAACTTCCTCTCCCACCCGGTTGTTAACGGATTTACTAATGCCGCAGCCATCATCATCGCCTCCTCCCAGTTCTCCAAATTCTTTGGTGTTTATGTAGATAAGGCAGAACATCATTATGATACCATGATTCGGGTGGCCCAGGCCGCCTTTGATTATACCCACTGGCCCACACTGCTCTACGGTATAGGAGCGGTGGCCATCATGGTCTTCCTCAAACGGGTGAACCCCAAAATTCCGGCGGTTCTCTGCGCGGTTGTGGTCACCACGCTTCTTTCTTATTTTACCGGCTTCAATAACGATATGCGTGTTGGAGTAAACGCCATCCAGGAGCAAACTCTCCCGACAATGGTTGAAGAGTTCAACCACGAGGTGGCAGCTATTGCCGAATTCGGAGCCCAACGGGCCGAACTGGGTAAAGAGCTGGAGGCAATGCTCAAAGAAGAATCTCACGGACACGGTCCTTCTCTTGAGGCCATTCAGAAGAAAAGTGCGGTCGAAATCCTGACCGCAAAGATGAAGCAGGCCCAGGCCCATAGTGCCGATATCCGCCAGACCCTGCGTCTGATGAAATTTGAGAAAGCCATGGACGGCGACCAAGCTGTCTTCCTGCCCAAAGAGAGCATTCCGGAGGGTGTAACCACCGACGGTGGTACCTGGCGCATCAAGGTCGGCAACACCGCACTCAAAGCGGATAATCTCCTGCTCATGGGTGGCGGCGCCATTGTTGGTAAGATTCCAGAAGGTTTACCCACCTTTACCATACCCCAACTCGATGGCAGTATAGCCCTGAAACTTTTCCCCACCGCGATCATCATCAGTTTGCTCGGCTTCATGGAAGCCATTGCCATTGCCAAGGCCATGGCAGCCAAAACCGGCCAAAAACTTGACCCGAATCAGGAACTCATCGGTCAGGGATTGGCGAACATTTTGGGTTCGTTCAGCTCCAGTTATGCCATCTCCGGTTCGTTCTCCCGCTCTGCGGTCAACCTGCAGGCAGGTGCGGTCACTGGTATTTCCAGTGTGATCACCTCAATTATGGTTGTCATCACCCTGCTCTTTCTAACCCCGCTCCTCTACCATCTGCCCCAGGCCGTTCTGGCGGCGGTTATCATGATGGCGGTTATCGGTCTGGTTAACACCAAGGGGTTTGTCCACGCCTGGAAGGCCCAGAAGCACGACGGTATCATCTCCGTGATCAGCTTCCTCGTGACCCTGGCCTACGCGCCTCACCTGGACAAGGGTATTATGGTGGGTGTGGCCCTGTCCATGGGGGTATTCCTCTACAAATCCATGCGCCCGGTTGTGGCCAAACTCTCCATGTACAAGGATGGGTCCCTCCAGAGCGCTGAGCATCACCGTCTGCGTGGCTGTCGCCACATCGCGGTCGTTCGTTTTGACGGCGCGCTGTTCTTTGCCAACGCCAGCTATCTGGATGAGCAGATCATCAAGTTCCGCAGTGAGATGCCGGACCTGCGCTACGTGCTCTTGGATGCCTCGGGTATCAATGACATCGACGCCTCGGGTGAGGAAGAATTGGCGCTGCTCGTTGACCGCCTCCACGCGGCTAACTACGGGTTTGGTGTCTGCAACGCCAAAGGTCCGATCCTGGATGTACTTGACCGCACCCACCTCTTTGACAAAATCGGCCGGGAAAATTTCTATGCCGATACCAAGTCTGCGGTGGCTGATATCGTCAGTACGATCCATGAGCAACCGGACCTGCCCTCTGAGGGGTGCAAAAGTTGTCCGCTGACCAAGTATCTGCCCGTGGAGAGTTAA
- a CDS encoding cation:proton antiporter — translation MHDETLFYIIAGLLAASTLCQWCAWRVRLPAIIFLLLTGIMVGPVLGLLNPEQLLGDFLFPFISISVAVILFEGSLTLRFKDILGFEAVIRNMVSTGMLVTWLITTTTAHYVVGLGWQLSFLFGAITVVTGPTVIAPILRTVRPSANVANILQWEGIVIDPIGAALAVLVYEYIISASAGSPWGHTLLFFLKLLVVGTGIGIGSGYFLGLSLRANWIPDFLRNIATLSVVLVSFIMANGLQPEAGLVTVTVMGIWLANMKDVDVKSIIDFKESISILLISLLFITLAARIDLQALLDLGWRALVLFLAIQFLARPLNILISAAGSKLSWPERHFLAWIAPRGIIAAAISALFAVQLEKAGFADANLLSPLTFFVIIATVLLQSTTARALATWLKVVEPEPKGFLIVGANEVARSLAKALTQNGVTIMLADTVRSNVTKAKIEGLKCYFGAPFSEHADRFLPLTGIGRVLALSSHETINVGAAMHYRNELGAEQVFIIQSKLRERISKRVRLPIQRLSRTLFGRNITFSYLSWSLSNGGSIHTTRLSKLFNFYDFQQKHQERAVPLFAIEPKGEIHVFCEELVIEPKEGWAIIYLRHDRRKKPRKRTTVPLEPRRVCTLENRVVPCPPNELF, via the coding sequence ATGCACGACGAAACCCTTTTTTATATCATTGCCGGTTTGTTAGCGGCAAGCACCCTCTGTCAGTGGTGCGCATGGCGAGTACGCCTTCCTGCGATCATATTTCTCCTGCTCACCGGTATCATGGTCGGCCCGGTCCTTGGCCTGCTCAACCCGGAACAACTCCTGGGTGATTTTCTCTTTCCCTTCATCTCCATCTCTGTTGCCGTTATTCTCTTTGAAGGCAGTCTGACCCTGCGCTTTAAAGATATTCTGGGCTTTGAGGCGGTCATCCGCAACATGGTCTCCACCGGCATGCTGGTGACCTGGCTGATCACCACAACCACCGCCCATTATGTGGTGGGGCTGGGCTGGCAGTTGTCCTTTCTTTTTGGCGCCATCACGGTGGTGACTGGACCGACGGTTATTGCCCCCATCCTGCGTACCGTCCGCCCCTCGGCCAATGTGGCCAATATCCTGCAGTGGGAGGGGATTGTTATTGATCCCATCGGGGCAGCGCTCGCCGTTTTGGTTTATGAATATATCATCTCTGCCTCTGCCGGTTCCCCCTGGGGACACACCCTCTTATTTTTCCTTAAACTCCTCGTTGTTGGCACCGGCATAGGAATTGGCAGCGGCTATTTTTTAGGGCTCTCGCTGCGCGCCAACTGGATCCCTGATTTTTTACGCAACATTGCCACCCTCTCGGTTGTTTTGGTCTCTTTTATCATGGCAAATGGCCTTCAACCCGAGGCGGGCCTGGTCACCGTAACGGTGATGGGGATCTGGCTGGCCAACATGAAAGACGTTGATGTTAAGTCGATTATTGACTTCAAGGAGTCCATCAGCATCCTGCTCATCTCGCTGCTTTTCATCACCCTCGCCGCCCGCATTGATCTCCAGGCGCTGCTTGATCTGGGGTGGCGGGCCCTGGTACTTTTTCTTGCCATTCAATTTCTTGCCCGGCCACTCAACATTCTTATATCTGCGGCCGGCTCAAAACTTTCCTGGCCGGAACGCCATTTTCTCGCCTGGATTGCGCCCCGGGGTATTATCGCTGCCGCTATCTCGGCACTTTTTGCTGTCCAGCTTGAGAAAGCTGGATTTGCCGATGCTAACCTGCTCAGCCCTCTGACCTTTTTTGTCATTATTGCCACGGTCCTCCTACAGAGCACCACTGCTCGCGCTCTCGCCACCTGGCTCAAGGTTGTAGAGCCTGAACCCAAGGGGTTCCTTATCGTTGGCGCCAATGAGGTGGCTCGATCCCTGGCAAAAGCGCTGACCCAAAACGGGGTCACCATCATGCTGGCAGACACGGTCCGCAGCAATGTAACCAAAGCGAAGATCGAAGGGTTGAAGTGTTATTTTGGTGCGCCCTTTTCCGAACACGCTGATCGCTTTCTGCCGCTGACGGGAATTGGGCGCGTGCTGGCGCTCTCCTCCCATGAGACGATCAATGTGGGGGCGGCTATGCATTATCGCAATGAGCTCGGCGCTGAACAGGTCTTCATCATTCAATCCAAATTACGCGAACGAATTTCAAAACGGGTACGCCTGCCTATTCAGCGCCTCTCGCGGACCCTCTTTGGGCGAAATATCACCTTTTCCTACTTGAGCTGGAGCCTCTCCAACGGGGGCAGTATTCATACAACCAGGCTCTCTAAGCTCTTTAACTTTTATGATTTTCAGCAAAAACACCAGGAGAGAGCAGTACCACTCTTTGCCATCGAGCCCAAAGGCGAAATCCATGTCTTTTGTGAAGAGCTGGTCATTGAGCCTAAAGAAGGCTGGGCCATTATTTACCTCCGCCATGACCGCCGCAAAAAGCCACGCAAGCGGACCACTGTTCCCCTGGAGCCCCGACGCGTCTGTACGCTCGAGAACCGGGTTGTGCCCTGTCCCCCCAATGAGCTGTTCTAA
- a CDS encoding IS110 family transposase codes for MNRWYFIGLDLHKKMIAYCIKTIDGRLIEQGMVASDRTSLKTWAKGLPGPWIGAMEATMFTGWVYDFLAPYAVELKVAHPEMLRAITAAKKKNDRADAERIADLLRVNLLPECTMLPQEIRELRRVLRYRNHLLRTAVRMHNKMSGLLMEVGAGYNKKRLRGKKYFHELLDRLDEVPSSVKELLMLSRSGFEMFQTFQKRLLQALRTNPLIQEKVGRLMTIPGVGEVTALTWVLEVGPPSRFSSIRQAISYCGLCSAQRESSTRSRTSTGTGQRQPKQGNACRGQKAGGVHDVS; via the coding sequence ATGAATAGATGGTACTTTATCGGACTGGATCTTCACAAGAAGATGATTGCCTACTGCATCAAAACCATCGATGGTCGACTCATTGAGCAAGGAATGGTAGCCTCTGACAGAACATCGTTGAAAACATGGGCAAAAGGCTTACCTGGCCCTTGGATTGGTGCGATGGAGGCCACGATGTTCACTGGCTGGGTCTACGATTTTCTTGCACCTTATGCCGTTGAGTTAAAAGTGGCCCATCCTGAGATGCTCAGAGCTATCACCGCTGCCAAGAAAAAAAACGATCGGGCCGATGCGGAAAGAATTGCCGATCTCCTGCGGGTCAACCTCTTACCGGAATGCACCATGCTTCCGCAAGAAATCAGGGAACTGCGGCGGGTTCTGCGATATCGCAACCACCTGTTACGAACAGCGGTCAGAATGCACAACAAAATGTCCGGTCTACTGATGGAGGTTGGAGCGGGCTACAATAAAAAGCGCCTTCGAGGCAAAAAATATTTTCATGAGTTATTGGATCGACTTGATGAGGTCCCATCTTCGGTTAAGGAGTTACTCATGCTAAGCCGTAGCGGATTTGAGATGTTCCAAACTTTTCAAAAACGGCTACTTCAGGCCTTGCGCACAAATCCTTTAATCCAGGAAAAGGTTGGTCGATTGATGACTATTCCTGGAGTTGGGGAGGTTACTGCGCTGACCTGGGTACTTGAGGTCGGGCCTCCGTCACGATTCAGCTCTATTCGCCAAGCAATCAGTTATTGTGGCCTGTGCAGTGCACAACGGGAATCCTCAACTCGCAGCCGTACATCAACGGGAACTGGGCAAAGGCAACCGAAACAGGGCAACGCTTGCCGTGGCCAGAAGGCTGGTGGCGTACATGATGTCAGTTGA
- a CDS encoding TetR/AcrR family transcriptional regulator, whose translation MPSTRAQTKKEAILQAASKFFSERGYWDTSVNDISKATGVAEGTIFYHFQSKEDLFLAVLQKFKEDFVGKFKQHLKEQEFASGMDMLEGAISFYLYQSSVMEERFLLLHRHHYYQIAPENPKCWQYLEEIYSGLISIFEQAITRGMEDGSIREVSPNKKALLVFTLIDGLVRLDTYNLYQATSLYDEVIESCRCWLKP comes from the coding sequence ATGCCCTCAACCAGAGCACAGACGAAAAAAGAGGCCATCCTTCAAGCGGCCTCCAAATTTTTCTCCGAAAGGGGATACTGGGATACCTCTGTCAACGATATCTCCAAAGCCACCGGTGTGGCCGAGGGGACCATCTTTTATCACTTCCAGAGCAAGGAAGATCTATTCCTCGCCGTTCTTCAGAAATTCAAAGAAGATTTTGTCGGGAAGTTCAAACAGCACCTCAAAGAACAGGAATTCGCCTCGGGCATGGATATGCTGGAAGGAGCCATCTCCTTCTATCTCTATCAATCCAGTGTCATGGAAGAGCGTTTTCTCCTGCTCCACCGCCACCACTACTATCAAATTGCTCCAGAAAACCCCAAGTGCTGGCAGTATCTTGAAGAGATCTACAGCGGGCTTATCAGTATTTTCGAACAGGCTATCACAAGAGGCATGGAAGATGGGTCAATCCGTGAGGTTTCGCCCAACAAAAAGGCTCTTTTGGTGTTTACCCTGATCGATGGATTGGTCCGGCTGGATACCTACAATCTGTATCAGGCGACCTCACTCTACGATGAAGTCATCGAGTCGTGTCGCTGTTGGCTGAAACCCTGA
- a CDS encoding YgiQ family radical SAM protein produces MFLPSTREEMARLGWEQLDVILVSGDAYIDSAFIGVAVIGKLLLREGYRVGIIAQPDPAGDDIKRLGEPLLFWGISGGSVDSMVANRTASNKRRKSDDYTPGGQNTRRPDRAVLAYANLIRRHFKNTAPLVLGGIEASLRRIAHYDYWDNRVRRSILFDAKADYLLYGMAEKAVLELAHALRDKQNPQTIRGLCYAAQEPPQDALILPPYQEVSKDSQSFNDMFARFYANNDALTASPLAQQQDNRFLVHNPPQLPLTSKELDHVHALEFERALHPFDAKSGPVNALQTIRFALTTHRGCYGECNFCAIAVHQGRTIQERSPSSILAEARAIAAHPEFKGMIHDVGGPTANMYGFECRKKLTKGACPDKRCLFPSACPSLRIDHGPLIELMQQLRKIKNIKKIAIASGIRYDLILADTKNGQTYLKQLVRHHVSGQLKIAPEHTEPDVLAAMGKPGTENLLHFRDLFMRLTHDEGLKQFLTYYLIAAHPGCTQKSMEKLRQFCQQKLHVLPRQVQLFTPTPCTWSTLMYWTKLNPWTGRPLFVEQNPPSRERQKAALTGAPERNLPPKKGLPQRSPKRRRR; encoded by the coding sequence ATGTTTCTGCCCTCTACCCGTGAGGAGATGGCCCGGCTTGGCTGGGAACAGCTCGATGTCATCCTTGTTTCCGGTGATGCCTATATCGATTCCGCTTTTATTGGTGTGGCGGTTATTGGCAAGCTCTTACTGCGTGAAGGGTATCGCGTGGGTATCATCGCCCAGCCCGATCCAGCGGGAGATGACATCAAACGACTGGGCGAGCCTTTGCTCTTCTGGGGCATCAGCGGAGGCTCGGTGGACTCCATGGTCGCCAACCGGACGGCATCCAATAAACGACGCAAGTCAGATGATTACACTCCAGGTGGTCAAAACACGCGACGTCCGGACAGGGCCGTACTCGCCTATGCCAACCTGATCCGACGTCACTTCAAAAATACGGCCCCCCTGGTTCTCGGGGGAATCGAGGCCAGCCTCAGGCGCATTGCCCATTACGATTACTGGGATAACCGCGTGCGACGCTCCATCCTCTTTGACGCCAAAGCCGACTACCTGCTCTACGGAATGGCTGAAAAAGCAGTCCTCGAACTGGCCCATGCCCTCAGGGACAAACAAAATCCACAGACCATTCGCGGCCTCTGCTATGCCGCCCAGGAACCTCCCCAGGACGCGCTCATTCTTCCGCCCTACCAGGAAGTCAGCAAAGACAGCCAGAGCTTCAACGATATGTTTGCTCGTTTCTATGCAAACAATGACGCACTGACCGCAAGCCCTCTGGCCCAGCAACAGGACAACCGTTTTCTGGTCCACAACCCGCCGCAACTGCCCTTAACCAGCAAGGAGCTCGATCACGTCCACGCCCTGGAATTTGAACGGGCACTGCACCCTTTTGATGCCAAGAGTGGCCCGGTCAACGCTCTGCAGACCATCCGCTTTGCACTCACGACCCACCGGGGCTGTTACGGGGAGTGTAACTTCTGTGCCATCGCAGTGCATCAGGGACGGACCATCCAGGAACGAAGCCCGTCCTCTATCCTTGCTGAAGCGCGAGCCATTGCCGCCCACCCGGAATTCAAAGGCATGATTCACGATGTTGGCGGGCCCACCGCCAATATGTACGGTTTTGAGTGCCGCAAGAAACTAACCAAGGGTGCCTGCCCCGACAAACGCTGTCTTTTTCCTTCCGCCTGCCCCAGTCTGCGCATAGATCATGGCCCGCTGATCGAACTTATGCAGCAGTTACGCAAAATAAAGAACATCAAAAAAATTGCTATTGCCTCAGGCATACGCTACGACCTGATTCTTGCGGACACGAAAAACGGGCAGACCTATCTCAAACAACTGGTCCGTCACCATGTTTCAGGGCAGCTTAAAATTGCTCCGGAACATACCGAGCCTGACGTGCTTGCTGCCATGGGCAAACCCGGCACGGAGAATTTGCTCCATTTTCGCGATCTCTTCATGCGTCTGACCCACGATGAAGGCCTCAAGCAATTTCTCACCTACTATCTTATAGCTGCGCACCCTGGCTGCACGCAAAAGAGCATGGAAAAGTTACGCCAGTTCTGTCAGCAAAAGCTGCATGTTCTTCCCCGGCAGGTCCAACTCTTTACTCCGACTCCCTGCACCTGGTCCACCCTGATGTATTGGACCAAGCTCAATCCCTGGACCGGTCGCCCCCTCTTTGTTGAGCAAAATCCACCTTCCAGAGAGCGGCAAAAAGCGGCGCTGACCGGCGCTCCAGAGCGCAATCTGCCCCCCAAAAAAGGGCTACCACAACGTTCCCCTAAAAGACGACGTCGCTGA